In Oryza sativa Japonica Group chromosome 8, ASM3414082v1, the sequence CGCTAATCAGCTCTCCCACTTTGAGTGTGTGTATAGATGGCCATAGGGCCCGAGGCCTACGACCTGGCTCGAAACATGCAATTTTGGCCCAGCCCAAGCATGGCATGGCCTGACAGCCGGGTTGTGCCTGGGCTGCACCCTCGGCATGGCGGCCGGCCTAGCACAAcccgatcaaataaaaaaaatatagggatGCAAAGACTTAAATAATTGTATAAGGCAAGGCCCAAGACAAGAGGTATATAAAATAGACTTACTTTCCAGCCATTTAAACACAACCCACAGAGTTGAGGGaccaaaaatagactttttctaTGAGGAAACATGATGAGCCAttgtgccttcgggccggcccgagtAGTATTGGGCCGTGTATGCcgcccgtgggctggcacggcatggCCCGGTGTGTCGGTCGGGCCATGCCGGCCCGACTAGCCTCAGCCCAGGCATGGCCGGGCTTGGGTCGTGCCGTGCCGGACGGTCCAGATGGCCATCTATAAGTTATGTGGCTTTAAATCGTACTCCATCAGTTTGTTTCAAGTAAAATCATCATTgactttgaccaagtttataaaaagaattatcaatatttttcaaaaaaataaatatactataaaaatatatttaattatggGTTTAGTGAAAtcaatttggtgttgtagatattgttatattttttttttctgtttctatAAATGGTTTGATCAAGGACAAACCTATACTTATAATAATTTAGAGCATTAAAGCTATACCATTGAAAGTTCATATCTGTATATTTTGTCTCGTTGTCTTATCAGCTACTATTGTTTACATTCGTTATATATTCAACTAACCATTAGTTCTTATTTTAACTCTTCTTCATATATATTGCAGTGGTTCGCGAACACTGTTGCTCTCGTGTTGCTTGCTTTCTTTGTTGTCCCGTTAGTTCCACGGTGCAACAGTATCGAGGGGGTATTTGCCATCGTTTTCTGTTTGGTCATCCTTCTTGGGATACCTGTCATGGGTCATTGTACGCTAAAAGAGATCCACGAAGAAATGAAGGCTAGAGAGGGAGGCCGATAATAATTAGAGTCCTATTTGTGATCAATCTAGCCCTTTTacattttctctcctttttttttgaatgcTAAAAAACATGAATTCTTTTACTTGTTGTGCATAATAAAATTTTCAGTTTGATATAGGGATAATAGCTAATAATGTTTTGCTATAGGATCAAATTTTATCCCTGATATGACATATTGTCCAACCGAGCATTTGAAATTAATTTACCACTAGCAAAATATCTGTGTGTTGCACGAAAGAGAGATATTGCAATGATGTCAGATGATAAAACGCGTGTGATGGAAATAAAAGGTAAGGAAGTTGAGCAAAGGGTAAAGCGTTGTTAGAGCAAAGggcaatagcagactattagccggctacaaacatatttaatgagataaaagatgagagagaagagcagcgggctacagatctgtagccagctgcaacacggactctaagacgtattgtgtgtatgataggtaggaccatatattaatagtgtagtaagcaactattatataaattggctatagatgaattagagtcagtagtgggctatactattaaacttgctcttagaagACAGAAGGGTGACGCGGCATTGTGCAAAGTGTGCAACGAGGGGTTATTGTCGGATACCGGAGAAAGACACGGAACATCGGTCAAACCTAACCATTTCTCTTCCTCCACATGTTGTCGGTGAGCGGTGactgggaggaggaaggaggcgctCATCGGTGTTGATGTCGACAACATCAGCATGGCGCATGGCCTCCCGAGGTAGGCGCCAGTCACTCAGTCACTCTGCGGATAAATGGGtctcacatatatttttttaattctaacaCCACATAACGCGAGTTCGTCTTGGTCTAGGTCTAGAACTATCTTCAACGGTTTGTGTAGCCATAAATTCTATTTAATGATTTGTGTTGACTTTGTATACTATTCCATTGTAGTTGTAAATACACGATCTTTTCGTAGATCCATTGTAATCTTGAAATTCTATAAAAATGGAAACAACAACTTTAGTCACCATCTCCATATCTGGTTTACTTGTAAGCTTTACTGGGTATGCCTTATATACCGCGTTTGGGCAACCCTCTCAACAATTAAGAGATCCATTCGAAGAACAGAGGACTAATTGAAGTAAGAAGTCTCCCAGATGGGGAGACTTCTTACTTCAATTAAATTATTTCACTTTTTTAGTCGGAACCTTAGGTGGTTCTCGGAAGAAGATAGCGAAAAAAATTATCCCTAAAGTTGAAACTAAAAGGAACGTATAAACCAATGCTTCCATAGATTCGATCGTGGTTTATTTACAATTATAACTTCCACACCTATTCATTTTTCATTTGGGATCATTTCTcgtataaaaaaggaaaaagagtcaAAGAAGGGATGGGAGATATTTCCATGTCAAATCAAAAAAGAGAGGTGAAAAACGTGAGTCGAAGATCAAGTCAACACCACtacataggcgccacgtcagtgaaactatcgtgggagtcaaattgcaccgattttaatagttgagaGGTGGAGATATCCGGTATCCTATTTCACGAATATGAATCAAATTTATCATCGGACTCGACGATGGGCTGAACATTTTACCAAAAGAGcaaattaagactacaataacGTTTGTTTAAGGGACTAGCTAAAAAACTGTCGAGTGTTTTTTAAggggaaaactttcaaatctaactatagtatataatttcactagaactatactataataataataacttgtatatatgtattaaaataatatatgcaactttatatccaatttatatagagataacaatgtagttatagtgtagttacactgtagttacaatctaattacaatgtaattagagtgtaactacaatgtaactagTATGTAACTGGAATGTAACTTGAACAAATCTACCATAAACATGCGATAATGGGACTAACTTGTAAAAAGAGGGTCTAGATCCGATTGTAAAATATCTCAACACAAATCTTAGAGCGGAATCGAcggtaaaaaaattaatatagcaGTTCCGTTGTTTAATGGAGTTGGGAACCTTCCTCCCACGGAAAACAAGCAAacttattagcacatgattaatacaatatttaaaaatagattaatataatttttttaataacttttcAATAACAATTTTTCGTAAGAAAAATTGGAGAGTATGAGTtgggaaaggaaaggaaagatcACAACCATGCCAGATAATTATTCAGTCTCTGACACTGCGATGGGCTGAACAGTTCGATCTCCGACTCGGCCGTTTTATCATCGCAAATCGCAGTCGCAAAGcagagcaagaaaaaaaaaatccgccaATTCATCCGTTTCCAGTAGGGCTCCCGGCCGCCTCCGGCAGATCCGCCGCCATGGAGGAAGAAACCGCCGTCGCAGACTGGTCGGCGCTGCCGGACGACGTCGTCATCACCGTAATGGGGTATTTGGCCGACCCCGACGACCTCGTCCGCTCCGGCGCCGTCTGCTCCACCTGGCGCGCCGCGTACGCCACGTTCCGGCGACTCCGCCTGCCGTCCACGACGGCACGGCCGCCGTGGTTGCTCTACTCCTGCGACGCCtacggccccgccgccgccgcgctctacTGCCCCGCCACCGGCAAGTCCCTCCGTGTCCCGCTCCCGGCCGCCCTGCTCGATGGACGGCCCGTGTTCGGCGCGTCGCAGGGGTGGCTGGTCACCGTCGACGAGGCGCCCAACCTCCATCTCGTTCTCGTCAACCCTCTCACCGGCGCCATGGCGACCCTCCCGCCGATCACCAGCCTCCACAACGTCGAGAGGTTCACGAGCAGAAAGGGCAAGACGAGGTACAGGGTGTACGACGACATGGCATACAACGAGGCGTCCCTTGTGTACTCGCCGGCGCAGGCGAGGGAATGGGCGTACCACCAGGTGGTCCTCTCGTGCAGCCCCGCCGAGGGGAGCGCCTGCGTCGCGCTCCTCCTGCACCGGCCCGACGGCGATGAGCGGTGGACGCCCGTCGCGTACCCGGGACAGGCGTGCTCCACCGCCTGTCGCCACGCCATctacgacgacgccgacggccTCTTCTACACGTTGCGGTTCGATGGCTCCATCTACGCTATCGACGTCCCACGCGCCGcatccgcgtcgtcgtcgccgccgccgccgccggcgacgagagagGTCATGCGGGGCGTCACGGACCTGGACAACGGCAGCAAGTACCTCGTCCGGGCGCGCCATGTTCCGAAGATCTCCTGCAGGTTTGGAGGTTCGActacgccgacggcgacgacgtcgaAGACGACGAAGCCGGACTCTTCACCAGACAACTGCAGATCCTCAAGGTCGACGGCGGTGAGCAGAAGCTCGtggaggcgtcggcggcgagcttggAGGATCATGTCCTCTTCCTCGGCTACGAGTTCTCGGCGTGCTTCCCGGCTGAGCACTTCCCGGCGTTGAAGCCCGGATGCGCTTACCTCGCCGACGACCACGAACTCGTCAGCATGAGAAAGCATTGCCGGCGAGACATTGGCAGATGGGACATGAAGAGAGGTCAGATGGAAAGGCTCTCCGGCGAAGATGACGTGGCGGCGCCGTCGCAGCCTTGGCTCAACTGGCCAACTCCTGTCTAGATCACGCCAACATTCTACTAGCGCATCTCGTGCCTTCAGCTATAGCACCacacattttatttattttttttgacgcatttatttatttatttattttgtcaaTATGAATTATTGTCCTCTTGATTTCTTGATAAAAATTTGGCGAATCTTGTGAAGCATCAAGTTGTTTCTCGTGGAATGATGGCCAATTCGGCCTTTTGAGTTTTCTAGTATTCGTGCACGTGCAACATACGTTCTAAATGTCAGCCAAACTTAGATAGTACTGGCCCCGAATTTACCGAGCAATTTTGACCATTGTGACACATAAATGTAGTAGCCAATGACAAACATAACGAGATTACAATTAAACGATAGCCCTAATTTGGCCGTGCCCTCGCCAAACAGAGAGGCACGTCTACAAGCAACTAAACCAATGCCACAGAGGCCTAATCTTATTTCCACACATTTCTTCAGAAAATTCATCAGAAAGATAAGCACAATCAAGTTTTAACATAGGGAAAATTCCTTTGTTAGAAGGTACACCACTGAAGGAACAGAGCACGATCCCCAATGCTGCGCATCTTAACAAACTTGTGCTTATCAATATCAACTTTATATAACATAATTTCTTCTGTAAACCATTTATCAGATCAATCCTCATCAGGTTCATCCGGTTCATAATCACCATCAGGAATTTCTTCTGTTTCTTCCGAGTCTCTCAACCTCCGTACCTCCAAGAGATCGGAATTAGACCCACTTAAAATCCAATGAGCATATGGAGGCATGGAGCCATGAGCCATCAAAGCTCAACAAGTAGAACATGCCATCGTTCTTGTGATCACCTTAAACCAGTTTGTCATTTTTAGAACATGGCATCAGTTATAATATTGTTTCTTAAAATTGAACTTTGTTATAGTTGCTATTTTCCATGAACTTTGCTGAGATGTTTTGGCTAGTTTAAATTACCCTCGCTATTTGATTCTGGTGCTGCAAGCCTGTAAAAATAGTGGAGAACCACTGAAATTAATCAACATGAAAGTAACAAAATGGCATGCAGCATTGCAGTTCAATGCAGTGATTATGTCATGAGAGCTAGTTCAGACACCGAATTTCTGGAATCACTGGACCAATTGATCGAGGCCGCACTATTCTGACTTATCTGCATTTGTTCAATGAAACCAGACATGCATTTATGATCAAACTCCTGCAATATAATATAGTATTACTGTTAGAAATGTGCATGACTCTGAATTCTAATGAGTGATGACAGTAAGTAACTGAATCTTCTGAGTTCTGAATCACTGAACCGGTCAGGCGATCAAGCATCCATGGTGGCTATGGGATCATCCTAACAAATTTTGTCCAGAACTCTGTTTTTTGTATGTAAAATTTCACAATAAACTCACTCACTGGAAAGGACTGGGCAGATTCGTTTTGTTTGCTGCAGAGATGAGAACAAGTTCAGAACTCGTTTATATGAATCTTGCAGAGTCCACTCTTTCAAATCCAATCCTGAATCTGCGCTTCCTTTGAGCAAATTCTACACTCCGTGTTCTTGGGCCCCACTCGTCATTGACTACGGTTGACCACAGCTGACCGTcggacccacctgtcagagaGCGACCTGCGTCTTCTCGCGAGTCGCGACGCCTTCAaatgccaccgcctccctcggCGTCGAAACGTAACCGTCGCTAACAAACTCCTCCACGGCTACTTGCCTCTCTCGTCTTCCTccccacgccacgccacgccacgcctcgccatcgcgcgcgcgctctcgctacgcctcgcctcgccaccgcgcgcgcgcatcGATCGCTCGCCTCACCACCGCGGCGCGGCCATGGAGTCCTTGTCCAACGTCCTCGCGCGGCAGCCGATGATGGAGGTTTTCCAGGAGGTGGAGTTCGCGGCGCTGAGGATCTGGAAGAGCGGCTCCTACCTCCACGCCGACGAGGACGGGAGGTCCGTCTACGTCGGCAGCCTcccccgcgacggcggcggtgactcGAGGCACTGCGCGGTGTGGGCCGTCGAGCCGCCGAtcgacgccgcggcgccgctgccgcagtaCGTGCGCCTCCGCGGCGCCTACGGCCGCTACCTCGGGGCCCCCGACTCCTACGGCTCCCCGCTCCCCTTCCTCTCGGTGGACGCCGCGCAGCGCGACCGCGACAGGGTGGAGATGGACGCCATCATATGGCAGCCCGTCGCGTGCTCCGGCTCCGACGTCGTCGGCGGTCGCGATGCCCGCGGCGTCGTCCTCCTGCGCGACAGGTACGGGCGCTACCTGCGCGGCAGCAACAATCTCCTGGCTCCCCGCCGCAGCGTCCCTGTCAATCTCCtgtgttagagtttgtgtcgaatatgtgtacaaaatcggttacagtttaggactttgAGTTGTACTAGGTATAAGACTAGAGtaagagtcggactctatcctaggttctctcataaatagaggggcgtgcctgttgtaaccgcatggcgacttagcatagcgagagaaAGCGGCTGCCGACAGCAaccggccgtgagtcgttgtaactcttatacgctgtatatgctggatcggggaggagcgcccataatcagtgccccggagatgtaggcctcggctgaactccgttatcaaatatcgtgcctcggtgtcgtcatcatgtttggatctcctatggcgtttTCTTCTGTGgtttggtttccgatgtgatttcggggctggttttataacaagtggtatcagagcctgcgGGAGATCCATGGTAGAGGTACGACGGAGGTGCTCCACGCCGCGACGACTACACAGGGTGTCCAGGGACGGACATGGACGCAAggtggagcacggcggcgatcaACGGAATTTGATCGGTGGAATCGGACACTTCAGGCGGCGGTCTGAACCGTTCGATGGCTGCAATCAACAGGGAGATGACTAGATGTGGTGCTCGGGTTGATGGCGGCGGAAGCGATTGGCGATCCAATCGGTGGGTTGGACACTTCAGGCAGGTGGCTCGAACTTTCTGGTGAGCTACTCTCAACAGGGAGACGTGTGGCCACACGCTCGGGTTGATTGAAGCTGGAGGCGATCGGCGTTCTCGGTCGGTGGATCGAACACTCTGGGCGGGGTGGCCCGGGCCTTTTGATGAGCTGCGTTTGACAGGGAGACGGCTAGACGTAGCGCTCGGGTCGTTCGGCGGCTGGGAAGACGGCATGACGATTTGTCGGCTTCGGCTGATCAATCGGAGGTCGGAGCGGATTTGTTTGCGACGAACTTCGTGCGGCATGAACACGGCTTGGTGTGGTCGTTGTGTAGGTGCCGGCGGGATTCGGCGCGGGCCGGCTCCGGTCATTGGAGGCGGTGACGGTGCGCACAGGAGCAGCACAACAAAATTGGATCAAGCAATAGGAGCTTCTTGGACTTTTGCCATGGATCGCATGCAGTCACGAGGAACAAGCTTGGTTTCGTGGTGGCTGTGgatgtgtgcatgcatgcggCAAGGGTGTCCATTGGCATATTGTGTGTAGGTCTATTCACAGAGCAGCAAATTGGTATCGGAATCCAATTGCAGAGGATGTGCAGTTTGTGTAGCTGGTGGAGGTCGACACGGTTGCGGAGTTGTTTATCAACTCGGAGTCGCGATGGACGTGGAGATCAGCACGGAGGCTAGGTGGCTGGAATTGACAGCAAGAATAACTGTGCATCAGGGCTTCTGCGTTATGATTCGAAGGCAAGGCTGCGGTGGTGCAGGAGTGGGGCAAAGGTGCGTGAAGAAAATCCCGGGCAACAGCGGGTAAAAATCGTTGAGGGTGTCAGCGGGCTGTTTGGCAGTACAGGATATATCCAGGATCTGTGGGGTTTACATGATGGGGATATATGAAATCTGCGTCACTGAAGAGGAAGAGCGAGCGCTATGGTGATAATTTCTTCGGGTGATTCAAGGCAACGGTGAATTTTCTCAAAATTATCGGATATTCAGTCTATGGATGCGGGAAGGCGTGGATGTTGAATTCGTTAGCTCGGTTCATAAGACAACAAGGAATAAATGGTTCTCTTCATGTCTGGTGAGTTTGATTTATCTATTTGGTGATGACACAAGTTATCTAGCCATGGATTAGTTCAAGTCAAATTGAAAATGGAAGATGGAGGTGAACATGGTCTTCGGGAAGTCTATGATGTGACAGCTAGGAAGGAATTCAAATTTCGCTTGGCAAGACGACTGTGGTGATAGGTGAGAAAGTGGagcactgttgcaggtggagtcaAGAGGAAGAAATTACAGAGATAGCGGGAGTCTCTTGTTTACGGTAAGCCTGGTGGAGGCTTGTCGGGGCGGCTCGGCGTGAGCGGCGGAAGAACCAACTCAAGTCCGAGTACACGAGGTTCGAGCAAGTAACATATTCAGGTTGGCGTGGCatattcgccaaggtggagtttgttagagtttgtgtcgaatatgtgtacaaagtcggttacagtttaggactttgAGTTGTACTAGGTATAAGATTAGAGtaagagtcggactctatcctaggttctctcataaatagaggggcgtgcctgttgtaaccgcatggcgacttagcatagcgagagggagcggctgccggcggcgaccggccgtgagtcgttgtaactctgatacgctatatatgctggatcggggaggagcgcccgtaatcagtgccccggagatgtaggcctcaGCTGAACTCcattatcaaatatcgtgcctcggtgtcgtcatcatgtttggatctcctatggcgttttcttccgtggtttggtttccgatgtgatTCCAGGGCTGGTTTTATAACATCCTGTTTCGGTGGGAGGTGGTGCGTGTCCCCCTCAGTCAAGCCAGGCCGGAGCTGTCAGGACCTAGGGAGCAGAAATGGACGGATTCAGCACTCGGGAGTAGAAATTTGGGAAAAGTTGGTGGTCGCCGCAAGAACCCTAACACTAGATCTATTCTACTCCTATGAGACAAAGATAATTGAGTTTTTCGTCATATCTTTCATTCCTCATCGGGCTGATTAAGTATCGATTACACTCTTGGATAACTCAGCACACACACAGCTGTAAAGAAAGTTACAGAACAAAACGACAAACGCTGACGACTACAGTGACTCGGACACGCGACTCCACCGTTGGATTTAACATGTATCCTTCTCAGCCGTCAGATCTTCATATTTCCCCTTTCTCCCAAACGTTATCTTCAATTcttcagaaaattcagaaagTTCAGATACAGAGCTCTTCCATTTCAGACTTCAGGTCCTGACATTGCCCCCTTCTTAAGTTGAAACTTGTCCTCAAGGTTCAAAATTTGGGAATGTAGCCCTGATGAATGTAGCATCCTCCCATGTAGCATCAGCTGGCGATAGATTGCGCCACAACACCAGCCATTGTACCACTGGTTCTCCTCTCCTTGGAATCATTCGACGTTGCAGAATTGCTACAGGTTCTGCCTTTATCTGCCCGTCGGGTCCTACCAGTGGTAAATTAGGCATTGGAACAGCATGGCGCCCCAGATGCTTCTTCAATTGGCTCACATGGAACACAGGGTGGATATTAGCTCCTTCAGGTAGCTGAAGTTTGTATGCCACTTGACCAATCTTTTGTTCCACCCGAAATGGTCCATAGAACTTGGACCTTAGCTTCAAGGATCCTCTCACACCCAAGGCATTCTGCCTGTATGGTTGCAATTTGAGATATACCATATCTCCCACCTGCAATTCCCTCTCAGTCCTGTTCCTGTCCGCATAGTGCTTCATTCTCTTCTGAGCAGCATCCATACTACTCTTGAGGTTTTGAATTATAGCCTCCTTCTCTTCCAAAGAAACTCTTGCCTCAGCAGAAACATTGCAGGGAACGGAGAATTCATTGATCTGTGGGGGAGTGTACCCATAAAGTGCCTTGAATGGGGTCATCTGAATTGCTGTGTGATATGTGGTATTGTACCACCATTCAGCCAGTGCTAGCCAAGAGTACCAGTTCTGAGGTTCCTTGAAAGTCATGTTCCTGAGATAGGATTCCAAGCACTGATTCACCCTCTCACTTTGCCCATCTGTTTGtgggtgataggccgtgctgaacCTCAGGTTGACCCTTCTGGCTTTGAACAGCTCCTGAAACAGGTTACTAGTAAATATCCTATCTCTATCAGTGACTATGACCAGTGGCATCCCATGTAATTTGTGTATGTTATCCATAAATGCCTCCACTACTTGTTCTACAGTATAGGGGTGAGACAGAGCAATGAAATGAGCATACTTTGTGAGTCTGTCAACTACAACCAATATGACATCCTTTCCCTTTGATTTAGGCAGCCCCTCAATGAAGTCCATAGTGATGTGAGACCAAGCCATATCCGGTACTTCAAGTGGACTGAGTAGCCCAGGGATGTGCACATGTTCAATTTTTGTCACCTGACATGTTGGGCATTCTCTAATGTATACTTCTACCTCCCTCTTCATTCCTGGCCAATAAAATAGTTTCTTGATTCTGTGATAGGTGGCTCTAATTCCAGAGTGGCCTCCAAAGGCTGATTCATGATATGCCCTCAACAACTACTGCCTGATGTCACTGACACTTCCCACATATATTCTTCCCTTGTATTTGAGCAACCcagattcttctttatacaattGCTCCGGATCCATATCAGTCCCAATTAAGCTAATGATTTTATGTGCCAATACATCCCCTTCATAGCTCCTTTTGATGTCTGTCACCCACTCAGGAATCACCACTGTTATAGCTTGACATGATTCAGCAGGGACTGCTTCTGAAATTTTCCCCCTGGACAGGGCATCAGCCACTAAATTCTCCTTCCCAGCCTTATATTCAATTGAGTAATCATACTCCATCATCTTCAATAATAATTTGTGTTGAATGCCCTCTACCAATCTTTGGTTCATCATATACTTTAGACTCTGCTGGTCTGTCTTGATTACTAGTTTGTTCCCCAGAATGTAGTGTCTCCATTTCTTAAGTGCTTCTAAAATAGCCATAGCCTCCTTTTCATAAATTGACTGTGCTGCTGCCTTGGGCCCTAATGCTTTACTAAGGTATGCAATGGGTTTCCCTGTCTGCATTAGCACAGCCCCTATTCCTGTGTTGCAGGCATCTGCCTCGATCACAAATGGTTGTGAGAAATCTGGCATTGTCAGCACTGGGCTGGTACTCAATCTCAGCTTCAGTTCTTCAAATGCTGTTGTTTGTTCTGGGCCCCATTGGAATGCATCTTTCCTTAACATATCATGTAAGGGCCTGCATATCACACCATATCCCTTGATGAATCTCCTGTAATAACCAGCCATCCCCAAGAACTCTCTCAATTCAGTAATGTTGTTAGGTATTTTCCTCCTCCGAATCCCTTCTACCTTCTCGGGGTCTGTAGCTACCCCTTCACTGGAAATAATGTGCCCCAAGTATGCAATTCTATCCAAACCGAATTCACACTTCTTCAGTTTGATCACCAAGTGGTTATCTAACAGAGCCTGCATTACTAGTTTAATATGTTCTAGGTGCTCCTCCTTGTTTTTGCTATATATGAGAATATCATCAAAAAACACAAGCACGAATTTTCTGAGATAAGGGGCTAACACCTGATTCATCAAAGCTTGGAAGGTGGCTGGTGCATTGGTCAATCCAAACGGCATCACATTATACTCATAGTGGCCCAAGTGAGTCCTGAAGGCTGTTTTATGCACATCA encodes:
- the LOC107278262 gene encoding uncharacterized protein, which produces MEEETAVADWSALPDDVVITVMGYLADPDDLVRSGAVCSTWRAAYATFRRLRLPSTTARPPWLLYSCDAYGPAAAALYCPATGKSLRVPLPAALLDGRPVFGASQGWLVTVDEAPNLHLVLVNPLTGAMATLPPITSLHNVERFTSRKGKTRYRVYDDMAYNEASLVYSPAQAREWAYHQVVLSCSPAEGSACVALLLHRPDGDERWTPVAYPGQACSTACRHAIYDDADGLFYTLRFDGSIYAIDVPRAASASSSPPPPPATREVMRGVTDLDNGSKFDYADGDDVEDDEAGLFTRQLQILKVDGGEQKLVEASAASLEDHVLFLGYEFSACFPAEHFPALKPGCAYLADDHELVSMRKHCRRDIGRWDMKRGQMERLSGEDDVAAPSQPWLNWPTPV
- the LOC112936107 gene encoding uncharacterized protein — encoded protein: MESLSNVLARQPMMEVFQEVEFAALRIWKSGSYLHADEDGRSVYVGSLPRDGGGDSRHCAVWAVEPPIDAAAPLPQYVRLRGAYGRYLGAPDSYGSPLPFLSVDAAQRDRDRVEMDAIIWQPVACSGSDVVGGRDARGVVLLRDRYGRYLRGSNNLLAPRRSVPVNLLC